In Flavobacterium gelatinilyticum, a genomic segment contains:
- a CDS encoding thioredoxin-like domain-containing protein has protein sequence MKKALLILSAFIFQHSFAQYQFVLEGRVQDPAQKKIYLEIRDNYSLNEFVKLDSCVVVNGSFKFSGQLTKKSEMAKLLFLHDKTKFKNDDIRFVLDSGKNFININTPKPGSESAFSNAVRPVSVSNDIYNQQNILYEEYFDKYAEDVKSWDNNKPEEITMIRLLQNREKTFELREKQLEIVKKYPDSFYSLIFLYESFRNNPYHRNPLPLIEIFKNLNPFLQNDLLGIEFYKETNDFLKAKTDTSVAQQVPVFQIKTDKGENFTNSSLSGKPYMIAFSATWCTPCKQMEPQIKALYDAYKDKSLEVVYFNFDDNDKKWKNHIAANKLNWINVCDGLKAGKSPIIKQFNITSIPVYMIVDKKGNIIYNSNTAPDREYATMEKYIVQAVQ, from the coding sequence ATGAAAAAAGCATTACTTATCCTTAGTGCATTTATCTTCCAGCACTCCTTCGCCCAGTATCAATTTGTTTTAGAAGGACGGGTTCAGGATCCGGCTCAGAAAAAAATCTATCTGGAAATCCGCGACAATTATTCTTTAAATGAATTTGTAAAATTAGATTCTTGTGTTGTTGTAAATGGAAGTTTTAAATTTTCAGGCCAGTTAACCAAAAAATCAGAAATGGCCAAGCTGCTGTTTTTACATGATAAAACAAAATTTAAAAATGACGACATTCGTTTTGTACTGGACAGCGGAAAGAATTTTATCAATATAAATACTCCAAAACCAGGTTCTGAAAGTGCATTCTCAAATGCTGTACGTCCTGTTTCTGTTTCTAATGACATCTACAATCAGCAAAATATCCTGTATGAAGAATACTTTGATAAATATGCAGAAGATGTAAAATCCTGGGATAACAATAAACCGGAAGAAATCACCATGATACGATTGCTGCAGAACAGAGAAAAGACTTTTGAGTTACGAGAGAAACAATTGGAAATAGTAAAAAAATATCCGGATTCGTTTTATTCTCTTATATTTCTATATGAATCTTTCCGCAATAATCCTTATCATAGGAATCCACTGCCTTTGATAGAAATATTTAAAAATCTGAACCCATTCTTACAAAATGATCTTCTTGGAATTGAATTTTATAAAGAAACAAATGATTTTCTGAAAGCTAAAACAGACACTTCTGTTGCACAACAGGTTCCGGTTTTTCAAATTAAAACAGATAAAGGAGAGAATTTCACCAATAGTTCGTTATCAGGAAAACCATATATGATTGCTTTTTCTGCAACCTGGTGTACGCCCTGCAAACAAATGGAACCTCAAATTAAAGCGCTTTATGATGCTTATAAAGATAAATCGCTGGAAGTAGTGTATTTTAATTTTGATGATAATGATAAAAAATGGAAAAATCACATCGCTGCAAACAAATTAAACTGGATTAATGTTTGTGATGGGTTGAAAGCAGGAAAAAGTCCTATTATTAAACAGTTTAATATTACGAGCATTCCTGTTTATATGATTGTAGATAAAAAAGGAAATATCATTTACAATTCGAATACTGCACCGGACAGAGAATATGCTACAATGGAAAAATATATTGTGCAGGCTGTTCAGTAA
- a CDS encoding RagB/SusD family nutrient uptake outer membrane protein — translation MKNLVNQLSFFKKSILCFGLVVMASLSFSACTDLSEEVFSEVTESNFVASESDIIAIMASAYTPLRYVMAWQGLFDLQEEPADALVTPTRPNGWDDAGTYKRMHFHEWTKTEWQPRNTWVTCFNGINAANRVMLQMESGKFPITEEQKTAILAEMRAVRALYYSILVDTHGNVPIIPNYSDQLPVQNTRTEVYNFIISELNEVIPNLASKVDKSTYGRMTQWAAYHVLARVYLNAEVYSGTPQWQKCIEACNKIIESGLFKKSDSYKAIFNATNETNPEMVFAIPYDQLYAPGFSAHMKMLLPGHRRVFGMEAQPWGGSSCNPQFIDTYNPKDNRLEDTWLMGNQYSADDGSIVFALTKAMPSITFCEETEGFRCGKYQIQRGARTDLNNDFPFLRYTDVLMMKAECLLRTGQSSEAATIVTEVRTRSFDNAADALVTGTELQANSVFKYGTLAKNGTIDQLGDQTAVPYGRFLDELGWEFAAEGRRRTDLIRFGVYQKKNWYNHVPKGDYTTLFPIGLEEMNTNKNLKQNPGY, via the coding sequence ATGAAAAATCTAGTAAATCAATTGTCTTTCTTTAAAAAGAGCATTTTGTGTTTCGGTTTAGTGGTTATGGCATCCTTGTCATTTTCTGCCTGTACCGATTTAAGTGAAGAAGTATTTTCAGAAGTAACCGAATCTAATTTTGTGGCTTCAGAATCTGATATTATAGCCATTATGGCTTCTGCCTATACACCGCTGCGATATGTTATGGCCTGGCAGGGTTTATTCGACCTTCAGGAAGAACCTGCAGATGCATTGGTTACCCCAACAAGGCCAAATGGCTGGGATGATGCCGGAACATATAAAAGAATGCATTTTCATGAATGGACCAAAACCGAATGGCAGCCAAGAAATACCTGGGTTACCTGCTTTAACGGAATCAATGCCGCCAACAGGGTTATGCTTCAAATGGAATCCGGTAAATTTCCTATTACCGAAGAACAAAAAACAGCAATTCTGGCCGAAATGAGAGCTGTAAGAGCCTTATATTATTCTATTCTGGTAGACACACACGGCAATGTTCCTATTATTCCAAATTACAGCGACCAGCTTCCGGTACAAAATACAAGAACCGAAGTCTATAATTTTATCATAAGCGAATTAAACGAAGTCATTCCTAATTTAGCTTCAAAAGTAGACAAAAGCACTTACGGGCGTATGACACAATGGGCCGCCTATCATGTACTGGCCAGAGTGTATCTTAATGCTGAGGTATATTCAGGAACTCCGCAATGGCAGAAATGTATTGAAGCCTGCAATAAAATTATAGAAAGCGGCTTGTTTAAAAAATCAGATTCTTATAAAGCGATTTTTAATGCCACAAACGAAACCAATCCGGAAATGGTTTTTGCCATACCATACGATCAGTTATACGCTCCGGGTTTCAGCGCACACATGAAAATGTTACTGCCGGGTCACAGACGTGTTTTCGGAATGGAAGCACAGCCTTGGGGCGGTTCAAGCTGTAATCCGCAGTTTATAGATACCTACAATCCAAAAGATAATCGTTTAGAAGATACCTGGCTTATGGGAAATCAGTACAGTGCAGACGACGGCAGTATCGTATTTGCCTTAACGAAAGCCATGCCGAGTATTACTTTCTGCGAAGAAACCGAAGGCTTTAGATGCGGTAAATACCAAATACAAAGAGGAGCAAGAACAGATCTTAATAATGATTTCCCTTTCTTACGATACACCGATGTTTTAATGATGAAAGCTGAATGTCTCCTGCGAACAGGTCAAAGCAGTGAAGCCGCCACAATAGTGACAGAAGTAAGAACCAGATCATTTGATAATGCAGCCGATGCCCTTGTAACAGGAACAGAACTTCAGGCAAACAGCGTATTCAAATACGGTACACTGGCAAAAAACGGAACCATCGATCAGTTAGGAGATCAGACTGCTGTTCCGTACGGAAGATTTCTGGATGAATTAGGATGGGAATTTGCAGCGGAGGGAAGAAGAAGAACCGACTTAATCCGTTTTGGGGTTTATCAGAAAAAAAATTGGTACAACCATGTTCCAAAAGGCGATTATACAACTCTTTTCCCAATTGGATTAGAAGAAATGAACACCAATAAAAACCTAAAACAAAATCCCGGATATTAA
- a CDS encoding M61 family metallopeptidase, producing the protein MKHTLKIIISLIIFQTILYGKTIDKTPDKPLTMNYSVAFSNPESHYLDVILDFESLPDEHTNLVLPVWTPGYYLILNTPRYIVDFDVKDSDGNKIKWNKKTKNCWTIQNGKKSKISVSYRVFANNKSVAESFVDSEKAFLMPNTIFMHVENALNNPVQLTITPHKNWTKISTGLQPGQKNGFTFTAKNIDAFYDSPIYIGNQKVIDFKHEGKSYSLGIAVPQGLNEEKFTSDLKKIISATTGIMKKVPYDFYSFIMMEKGGDGLEHANSQAIFTTGSFNFENNDAYVDFLNFVTHEYFHLYNVKAIRPIELGPFDYNKENYTTMLWVSEGFTVYYEYIIMMKAGLLDGKSALKYITESIKRYENIEGSRHMSLSRSSFDIWLNFFNHESNAQETTISYYNKGPVIGFLLDLEIRNNTQNKKSLDDVMRFLYNEYYEKKGRGFTEEEFWQISEQTAGKKLTEIKSYVETTAEIDYQKYARYAGLQIDLTPGKTFGTNKNLTEKSFELKELPKSTALQLEIRKSVFNF; encoded by the coding sequence ATGAAACATACTTTAAAAATCATTATTAGTCTGATTATTTTTCAAACTATTCTATACGGAAAAACAATAGATAAAACGCCGGATAAACCGTTAACGATGAACTATTCGGTTGCTTTCTCAAATCCGGAATCCCATTATCTTGACGTAATTCTCGATTTTGAATCGCTTCCGGACGAGCATACCAATCTTGTGCTTCCGGTCTGGACACCCGGCTATTATTTAATTCTGAATACACCGCGTTATATTGTAGATTTTGATGTAAAAGATTCAGACGGAAACAAAATTAAATGGAACAAAAAGACCAAAAACTGCTGGACAATCCAAAACGGAAAAAAATCTAAAATCAGCGTTTCCTACCGGGTTTTTGCTAATAATAAATCGGTTGCAGAATCTTTTGTCGATTCAGAAAAAGCGTTTCTAATGCCCAACACTATTTTTATGCACGTAGAAAATGCATTGAATAACCCGGTACAGCTAACGATTACCCCGCATAAAAACTGGACAAAAATTTCAACCGGATTACAGCCCGGTCAAAAAAACGGTTTTACTTTCACAGCCAAAAATATTGATGCTTTTTATGACAGTCCAATCTATATTGGCAATCAAAAAGTAATCGATTTTAAACACGAAGGAAAATCCTATTCTCTGGGAATTGCCGTACCACAGGGATTAAACGAAGAAAAATTCACTTCGGATCTCAAAAAAATTATCAGCGCCACAACCGGAATCATGAAAAAAGTACCGTATGATTTCTACAGCTTTATTATGATGGAAAAAGGCGGAGACGGTCTCGAACATGCAAACTCTCAGGCCATCTTTACCACAGGAAGTTTTAACTTTGAAAATAACGATGCCTATGTAGATTTTTTAAATTTTGTAACCCACGAATACTTTCATCTTTACAATGTAAAAGCAATCCGCCCAATAGAACTGGGGCCTTTTGATTACAACAAAGAAAATTATACCACCATGCTCTGGGTTTCCGAAGGTTTTACAGTCTATTACGAATACATCATTATGATGAAAGCCGGGCTGCTCGACGGAAAAAGTGCTTTGAAATACATTACCGAATCTATTAAACGATACGAGAATATAGAAGGAAGCCGTCACATGTCACTTTCCCGCTCAAGTTTTGATATCTGGCTAAACTTTTTTAATCATGAAAGCAATGCACAGGAAACTACAATTTCGTATTACAACAAAGGCCCCGTAATAGGTTTTTTACTCGATTTAGAAATAAGAAACAATACACAAAACAAAAAATCATTAGACGATGTCATGCGCTTTTTGTACAATGAATATTATGAAAAGAAAGGCAGAGGATTTACCGAAGAAGAGTTCTGGCAGATTTCTGAACAAACGGCTGGTAAAAAACTAACCGAAATAAAATCCTATGTCGAAACCACAGCCGAAATCGACTATCAAAAATATGCCCGTTATGCCGGACTTCAAATAGACCTGACTCCCGGAAAAACATTCGGAACAAATAAAAATCTGACCGAAAAAAGTTTTGAGTTAAAAGAATTACCAAAAAGTACAGCTTTACAGCTCGAAATCAGAAAATCGGTTTTTAACTTTTAA
- a CDS encoding dihydrodipicolinate synthase family protein, with the protein MKINWEGVMPAVTTKFTAEGQLDLVMFEKNIKAQIDAGVNGIILGGTLGEASTLTKEEKEVLITKTLELTEGKIPVIVNIAEQTTSEAITLAKRAQELGVNGLMLLPPMRYKATDYETVVYFKEIAKSTSLPIMIYNNPVDYKIEVTLDMFEELLKLDTIQAVKESTRDITNVTRIKNRFGNRLKILCGVDTLALESLLAGADGWVAGLVVAYPAETVAIYKLTKAGRTEEALSIYRWFMPLLELDISPQLVQNIKLAEVATGLGTENVRAPRLPLQGAERERVLNIIDTAMKSRPTLPDYKNI; encoded by the coding sequence ATGAAAATAAATTGGGAAGGCGTAATGCCGGCTGTAACTACCAAGTTTACAGCAGAAGGTCAACTGGACCTCGTAATGTTCGAGAAGAATATTAAAGCACAAATTGATGCCGGGGTTAACGGAATTATTTTAGGCGGCACACTGGGAGAAGCCAGTACGTTAACTAAAGAAGAAAAAGAAGTTTTAATTACCAAAACTTTGGAACTGACAGAAGGAAAAATACCCGTAATAGTCAATATCGCGGAGCAGACCACTTCTGAAGCCATCACTTTAGCAAAACGTGCACAGGAACTAGGTGTAAACGGTCTGATGTTATTACCGCCTATGCGTTACAAAGCAACCGATTATGAAACGGTGGTGTATTTTAAAGAAATTGCAAAAAGTACATCACTGCCCATTATGATCTACAATAATCCGGTAGATTATAAAATCGAAGTAACACTCGATATGTTTGAAGAACTTTTAAAACTGGACACTATTCAGGCTGTAAAAGAATCTACAAGAGATATTACCAATGTTACGAGAATAAAAAATCGTTTTGGGAACCGTTTAAAAATTCTTTGCGGTGTTGATACTTTGGCTCTTGAAAGTTTACTGGCAGGTGCCGATGGCTGGGTTGCAGGATTGGTTGTAGCCTATCCGGCAGAAACAGTTGCCATTTACAAATTGACCAAAGCCGGAAGAACCGAAGAAGCACTTTCAATTTACAGATGGTTTATGCCATTATTAGAACTGGATATTTCGCCGCAATTGGTTCAGAACATCAAACTGGCTGAAGTAGCAACAGGCCTTGGAACCGAGAACGTAAGAGCGCCAAGACTGCCCTTGCAGGGAGCCGAAAGAGAGCGTGTTCTAAATATCATTGATACCGCAATGAAAAGCAGACCTACGCTGCCGGATTATAAAAACATATAA
- the qhpG gene encoding flavin-dependent monooxygenase QhpG, giving the protein MKILPETFDVFILGAGPAGLCAAIRLLDMGYSVGLLEQEVFPRPQIGESLSPGIRNIFDYLNASPILDNSEYLENTGAKVIWESREEIYNRSGQQNGGIIVDRSRLDQELLKFSVSKDLYVIQPGKLLHSKKSEDVWHLEIAHNSEEVTAKAKVVLDARGRKGTLLSDRLSIAPPAVAVWTHIENNSIYNEAFIEAVDNGWLWGSPICGKRYRIMAFTDPAALKTNKDRHLWNLMQKTQLFASLTGKLKNISIETCSVTSFVNQLPWHNQFIKIGEAAFTLDPLSSTGVEKAMRFSLQTAIAVNTFLKDPDSEHPKNFYEEKMIESVVSHADWTADYYRNAWLYNTQSEFWTKRTDFKLDISKNKTDFTSKLEKEFSKKNILIEKKQTASIPVDYVLYSLWNEEVIVSSKIAFKSTYAVDKDCIVIKEAVIHPNLERPLVYLDQIELFSLFKIINGKTVSGVLNHLNHNIPLEKSKKILAFLLTNQLLVVNEKCPKI; this is encoded by the coding sequence ATGAAAATACTGCCCGAAACTTTTGATGTGTTTATTCTTGGCGCCGGACCCGCCGGATTGTGCGCGGCCATACGATTGCTGGATATGGGATATTCTGTCGGACTGCTGGAACAGGAAGTATTTCCAAGACCTCAGATAGGCGAATCACTCTCTCCGGGAATACGTAATATTTTTGATTATCTCAATGCATCGCCTATATTGGATAATTCAGAATATTTAGAAAATACCGGTGCCAAAGTTATTTGGGAAAGCAGGGAAGAAATATACAATCGTTCCGGGCAGCAAAACGGAGGAATAATCGTAGACAGGAGCAGGCTCGATCAGGAACTCCTTAAATTTTCGGTTTCCAAAGATTTGTATGTCATACAACCCGGAAAATTACTGCATTCGAAAAAATCAGAAGATGTGTGGCATTTAGAAATCGCTCATAATTCAGAGGAAGTTACAGCGAAGGCAAAAGTCGTACTGGATGCCCGCGGACGTAAAGGCACACTTTTGAGTGATAGACTTTCAATTGCGCCGCCTGCCGTTGCGGTATGGACGCATATAGAAAACAACTCTATTTACAATGAAGCATTTATAGAAGCTGTCGATAACGGCTGGCTATGGGGATCGCCCATTTGCGGTAAACGGTACCGCATTATGGCTTTTACTGATCCTGCTGCCCTTAAAACAAACAAAGACCGGCATCTTTGGAATTTAATGCAAAAAACACAATTGTTTGCTTCATTAACAGGAAAATTAAAAAACATCTCTATAGAAACGTGTTCCGTTACTTCGTTTGTTAATCAGTTGCCCTGGCATAATCAGTTTATAAAAATTGGCGAAGCGGCATTTACATTAGATCCGCTTTCGTCTACCGGTGTAGAAAAAGCAATGCGGTTTTCTTTGCAGACGGCTATTGCCGTAAATACCTTTTTGAAAGATCCGGACTCAGAGCATCCAAAGAATTTTTATGAAGAAAAAATGATAGAATCGGTTGTCAGCCACGCAGACTGGACAGCCGATTACTATCGTAATGCATGGTTGTACAATACTCAATCAGAGTTCTGGACAAAACGAACCGACTTTAAGCTGGACATTTCAAAAAACAAAACCGATTTTACCAGTAAACTTGAAAAAGAATTTTCTAAAAAGAACATTCTCATCGAAAAGAAACAAACAGCATCCATTCCTGTTGATTATGTTTTATACAGCCTCTGGAATGAAGAAGTGATAGTTTCTTCTAAAATTGCATTTAAATCTACATATGCCGTCGATAAGGATTGTATCGTTATAAAAGAAGCAGTTATTCATCCTAATTTAGAAAGGCCTTTGGTATATCTGGATCAGATTGAATTATTCTCTTTATTTAAAATTATAAATGGTAAAACCGTTTCTGGTGTTTTAAATCATCTAAACCATAATATACCATTAGAAAAATCAAAAAAAATACTGGCTTTTCTTTTGACTAATCAGTTGTTGGTTGTAAATGAAAAATGCCCGAAAATTTAG
- a CDS encoding SusC/RagA family TonB-linked outer membrane protein translates to MKPATHVFKGIGVSHYKEKMLYTILFLFVAFCSFSQQKISGKITDSNNFPLPGVSVLEKNTTNASASDFDGNFEIVTKGSNVVLVFSYIGLKSKEVRTDGKRTLNVVLESDVNELTEVVLIGYGSQKKGDVTSAIASVKSADFVQGNVRDAAQLIQGKVAGLTVSAPSGDPTEGSQIQLRGFSSISGGSNPLVLVDGVPGSLTTVAPEDIASIDVLKDGSATAIYGTRGTNGVVIITTKSGSFNSKPTIEYNGYSTVSTISNKMNFLDAGQLRQKMAEGYTFIGANSQDFGADTDWLDEITRPAITQTHNLLFRGGNDVTNMSASVNYKGGDGIFLKSDNTRMTGRVDVNHSMFDKRLKTNVGFIVSEQVYNALGDGTSFNPYIYRQALIRNPTEPIRDDAGKWYERDVYFYDNPVGYIEETVGENRIRKTRFDFSMSYDFNEYFKVKGVYTRKGDSTIRGFYQTKNHVSTVKYAQDGFATRSAEDYRGNYGEFTLDYKQSFGKHNVTALAGYNYEDNVTEGFWASNRRFPTDAFTYNNIGSGQGLQLGEAGMGSSKNSSTLIAFFGRMTYNYDNRYLLMASIRHEGSSRFGEDNKWGNFPGISVGWRLNNESFMKDIKWIDTIKLRAGFGITGINAGENYQSLSGLTYGDYFLSDGKWIRELVPTRNANSDLKWEKKEELNFGLDFGFFEDRISGAIDYYERRTKDALMDYSVPTPPYVYGTIKANAAEIKNSGLEILLNVTPIKTSNFSWVANLTYSTNINKVVSLSNDKFQLTNNFFDTGYTGEPIQISTHRVQEGQPIGNFFGLKSVDITDDGIWIIETPDGRRIPATQATTEDRQVLGNGLPKSYYSINNTLRYKSWDFNVNLRGARDYQILNFSRMYYENPTIAYNTLDTAYDKVYGKAVLNDVQRYVSYYVEDGDFLKIDNITIGFTLPNAGFKFIDTLRIYATGNNLATFTKYKGIDPEVNRDGLFPGNDDRDKYPSTRSFSIGLNITL, encoded by the coding sequence ATGAAACCAGCCACACATGTTTTTAAAGGTATCGGAGTATCTCATTACAAAGAGAAAATGCTCTATACGATCTTATTCCTGTTCGTTGCTTTTTGTTCTTTTTCGCAGCAAAAAATCAGCGGTAAAATTACAGATTCCAATAATTTTCCTTTACCGGGTGTATCCGTTTTAGAGAAAAATACAACCAATGCATCTGCCAGTGATTTCGATGGTAATTTTGAAATTGTTACCAAAGGAAGTAATGTTGTTTTAGTTTTTTCATATATAGGTTTAAAATCAAAAGAAGTCAGGACAGATGGCAAAAGAACTCTAAATGTAGTTTTAGAATCTGATGTAAATGAACTGACAGAAGTGGTCTTAATTGGTTACGGTTCGCAAAAAAAAGGTGATGTAACCAGTGCAATTGCCTCGGTAAAATCAGCTGATTTTGTACAGGGAAATGTACGTGATGCAGCACAGTTAATTCAGGGTAAAGTTGCAGGACTTACGGTTTCGGCACCTTCGGGAGATCCTACAGAAGGTTCTCAGATTCAGTTAAGAGGATTCTCGTCTATTTCAGGAGGCAGTAATCCTTTGGTTTTGGTCGACGGAGTTCCGGGCAGCTTAACCACGGTAGCGCCCGAAGATATTGCTTCTATAGATGTTCTTAAGGACGGATCGGCAACGGCAATTTACGGAACGCGAGGAACAAACGGGGTGGTTATTATAACCACAAAAAGCGGGAGCTTCAATTCGAAACCCACAATCGAATACAATGGTTACTCTACCGTTTCGACTATAAGCAATAAGATGAACTTTTTGGATGCGGGACAACTGCGTCAAAAAATGGCCGAAGGCTATACGTTTATTGGCGCAAACAGTCAGGATTTTGGTGCTGATACGGATTGGCTCGATGAAATTACCCGCCCTGCTATTACTCAGACTCATAATCTATTATTCAGAGGAGGAAATGATGTAACCAATATGAGTGCTTCTGTTAACTACAAAGGAGGGGACGGAATATTTTTAAAGTCTGATAACACCAGAATGACCGGAAGAGTCGATGTTAACCATTCTATGTTTGATAAAAGATTAAAAACCAATGTAGGCTTTATTGTAAGCGAACAGGTCTACAATGCATTGGGAGACGGAACAAGCTTTAATCCCTACATCTACAGACAGGCATTGATACGAAACCCTACGGAACCTATTAGAGATGATGCAGGAAAATGGTACGAAAGAGACGTTTATTTTTATGATAATCCGGTAGGATATATTGAAGAAACGGTAGGAGAGAACCGAATTAGAAAAACTCGTTTTGATTTTAGCATGAGCTATGATTTTAATGAATATTTTAAAGTAAAAGGAGTATATACCAGAAAAGGAGACTCTACTATCAGAGGATTTTATCAGACCAAAAACCATGTTTCTACAGTAAAATATGCACAGGACGGATTTGCGACAAGAAGTGCAGAAGATTACCGTGGTAATTATGGCGAATTTACACTCGATTACAAACAGTCTTTCGGGAAACATAATGTGACAGCACTTGCGGGATATAACTACGAGGATAACGTAACCGAAGGTTTCTGGGCATCTAACAGACGTTTTCCAACAGATGCTTTTACGTACAATAATATAGGTTCCGGTCAGGGACTTCAGCTGGGCGAAGCAGGAATGGGAAGTTCTAAAAATTCGAGTACGCTGATTGCCTTTTTTGGACGTATGACGTACAACTATGACAATAGATACCTGCTTATGGCGAGTATCAGACATGAAGGTTCGTCCCGATTTGGAGAGGATAATAAATGGGGAAATTTCCCCGGGATTTCTGTAGGATGGCGTCTTAACAATGAATCTTTTATGAAAGATATCAAATGGATCGATACAATTAAACTAAGAGCCGGTTTTGGTATTACGGGAATCAATGCAGGAGAAAATTATCAGTCATTAAGCGGTTTAACCTATGGTGATTATTTTTTAAGTGACGGAAAATGGATCAGAGAACTGGTTCCTACCAGAAACGCCAATTCGGATTTAAAATGGGAAAAGAAAGAAGAGCTTAATTTTGGTCTGGACTTCGGCTTTTTTGAAGATCGTATAAGCGGTGCAATAGATTATTATGAAAGAAGAACCAAAGATGCCCTTATGGATTACAGTGTACCAACACCGCCTTATGTATACGGAACTATAAAAGCCAACGCTGCCGAAATTAAAAACTCAGGTTTAGAAATCCTTTTAAATGTTACGCCAATCAAAACAAGCAATTTCAGCTGGGTTGCAAACCTGACCTATTCTACCAATATCAATAAAGTAGTTTCCTTATCGAATGACAAATTTCAATTAACCAATAACTTTTTTGATACAGGATATACCGGAGAACCTATCCAGATTTCAACACACCGTGTTCAGGAAGGACAGCCTATCGGGAATTTCTTTGGTCTGAAAAGTGTCGATATTACCGATGATGGTATCTGGATTATCGAAACACCTGACGGAAGAAGAATTCCGGCAACCCAGGCTACTACCGAAGACCGTCAGGTTTTAGGAAACGGTCTGCCTAAATCTTATTACAGCATCAACAATACATTACGCTATAAAAGCTGGGATTTCAATGTTAATTTAAGAGGAGCACGTGATTACCAGATTCTGAATTTCTCCAGAATGTATTATGAAAACCCTACAATTGCCTACAACACTTTAGATACAGCATACGACAAAGTTTACGGTAAAGCAGTATTAAATGATGTACAGCGTTATGTAAGTTATTATGTAGAAGATGGTGACTTCCTGAAAATTGATAACATTACCATAGGTTTTACACTTCCTAATGCAGGATTTAAATTCATCGATACACTTCGAATTTATGCTACAGGAAATAATCTGGCCACTTTTACGAAATACAAAGGAATTGATCCGGAGGTTAACAGAGACGGATTATTTCCGGGTAATGATGACAGAGATAAATATCCTTCTACAAGATCATTTTCAATTGGGCTAAACATCACACTTTAA
- a CDS encoding AraC family transcriptional regulator, protein MKILPFKIPKNDREALIYQEDIERIFYDQLHQHEEIQISYILKGSGTLIVGDSINDYKEDDILVIGENIPHVFRSNPEASPESVMLTLFFTKTSFGKDFFTLNDMSSVDDFFKESEYGMKILSNQKKIIHHFAKLKKQNKIQRIASFLKIINIIISSDKTPLSSFVYKKKYTDDEGRRMSAVFEYAIENYHQNITLEEVADRANMSKNAFCRYFKKRTNKTFFEFLIQIRIENACKLLHNKKDLSIASISELCGFQDIANFNRKFKELKGVSPSQYRLQF, encoded by the coding sequence TTGAAAATCCTACCATTCAAAATACCAAAAAACGACAGAGAAGCTCTTATTTACCAGGAAGATATAGAACGGATTTTCTATGACCAGCTTCACCAGCACGAAGAAATTCAGATAAGTTATATCTTAAAAGGTTCCGGAACACTGATAGTTGGAGACTCTATAAACGATTATAAAGAAGATGATATTTTAGTAATTGGCGAAAATATTCCTCATGTTTTCAGGAGCAATCCAGAGGCAAGTCCGGAGTCTGTTATGCTTACTTTGTTCTTTACAAAAACATCTTTCGGGAAAGACTTTTTCACGCTTAATGATATGAGCAGTGTTGATGATTTTTTTAAGGAATCAGAATACGGAATGAAGATTTTGTCTAATCAGAAAAAAATCATACACCACTTTGCAAAACTGAAAAAGCAGAACAAGATTCAAAGGATTGCTTCTTTTTTAAAGATCATCAATATTATTATTTCTTCGGATAAAACGCCGCTTTCTTCTTTTGTGTACAAGAAAAAATATACGGATGATGAAGGCCGGCGCATGAGTGCTGTTTTTGAATATGCGATCGAAAATTATCATCAGAATATTACGCTCGAAGAAGTCGCTGACAGGGCCAATATGAGTAAGAACGCATTCTGCCGTTATTTTAAGAAAAGAACAAACAAAACTTTTTTTGAATTTCTGATTCAGATCCGGATTGAAAATGCCTGCAAGCTTTTGCATAATAAGAAGGATTTGTCGATCGCTTCTATATCTGAATTGTGCGGCTTTCAGGACATTGCCAATTTTAACCGAAAGTTTAAAGAACTTAAAGGTGTTTCGCCTTCGCAGTACCGCTTGCAGTTTTAG